From a single Paenibacillus sp. FSL W8-0426 genomic region:
- a CDS encoding iron-dependent peroxidase — protein sequence MNYIWDVMLSSKLKGIDPNGIRFVPAEDYSPYMELSLEDLNQREIEQIVEVNPYYRFYSIFKELFLPDDEEDYELRENLFDILIHFLGTIDLYQGMNKREYYIRFLSRDIRNGVFGDRIASSFNDLDRQEQDKICEGLLMVYETGELIHFLKQTMSKIFKKSIIYANCEEKNELLIYMGQEKTEHANSKVELILELFLPLHFTIEIYWSHHFGILEEEATMRMEGIALY from the coding sequence GTGAACTATATATGGGATGTCATGTTAAGTTCAAAGTTGAAGGGCATCGACCCGAACGGGATCAGGTTCGTCCCGGCTGAGGACTACTCTCCTTACATGGAGCTCAGTTTGGAAGATTTGAACCAGCGTGAGATCGAACAGATTGTCGAGGTAAATCCGTATTATCGTTTCTACTCCATATTCAAGGAGCTCTTCCTGCCGGATGACGAAGAAGATTACGAGCTAAGGGAGAATCTTTTTGATATCCTTATTCATTTTTTAGGGACGATCGATTTGTATCAGGGAATGAACAAACGAGAGTATTATATTCGCTTTTTGAGCAGAGATATACGTAATGGCGTCTTCGGAGACAGGATCGCCTCCAGTTTCAATGATCTTGACAGACAGGAGCAGGATAAGATCTGCGAAGGGTTGTTGATGGTCTACGAAACGGGAGAATTGATCCATTTTCTGAAGCAGACCATGAGCAAGATCTTCAAAAAATCTATTATTTATGCCAACTGTGAAGAAAAAAACGAATTGCTGATCTACATGGGTCAGGAAAAAACAGAACACGCCAATTCAAAGGTGGAATTGATTTTAGAATTATTTCTCCCACTTCATTTCACGATCGAGATCTATTGGAGTCATCATTTTGGCATTCTAGAAGAGGAAGCTACCATGAGAATGGAAGGAATAGCTCTTTACTAA
- a CDS encoding DNA and RNA helicase has translation MLVHIVPRFEKGRILRTEMLENLRDFPRTFLDVRFEKYSEGIVTGLKVRVEDQALVVSKGILKHAGRLYLLEDDFTVPYAATGRMAVLKMIFLEPTRRPDFTAHHAEIVLEGEESLGLDEVELGRFKLKPGAVLRSDYQDFADMATEYNTWCDLQAPYSAISASTLRPDIMHFFAREMLRFRSGDMLDHAFSFTCLNSERISREAIEQYIHLKTGINCTNVSNVQLHRQLSDILEEAGRSTKTAAPWANSRKGRMIVD, from the coding sequence GTGCTAGTCCACATCGTTCCCCGATTTGAAAAGGGACGCATTCTGCGTACCGAAATGTTGGAGAATCTCAGGGATTTTCCCCGGACATTTCTGGATGTCCGTTTCGAAAAATATTCGGAAGGCATAGTGACTGGACTAAAAGTGCGAGTGGAAGATCAAGCTCTCGTTGTGAGTAAAGGCATTCTCAAACATGCTGGCCGCTTATATTTGCTGGAGGATGACTTTACCGTCCCATATGCGGCGACTGGACGAATGGCCGTACTGAAAATGATTTTTCTTGAGCCGACTCGCAGACCCGATTTTACGGCACATCACGCGGAAATCGTACTAGAGGGCGAAGAGTCACTGGGACTTGATGAGGTGGAGCTGGGACGATTCAAGTTAAAGCCAGGTGCTGTACTTCGGTCCGATTATCAGGATTTTGCGGATATGGCTACGGAATATAATACCTGGTGTGATTTGCAGGCCCCTTACTCTGCCATTTCGGCCTCAACGCTTAGGCCGGATATTATGCATTTTTTTGCTCGTGAGATGTTGCGATTTCGTTCGGGAGACATGCTGGATCATGCTTTTTCGTTCACATGTTTAAATTCGGAAAGGATTTCACGTGAGGCCATTGAGCAGTATATCCATCTCAAAACCGGAATAAATTGCACGAATGTTTCGAATGTTCAGCTGCACAGACAACTTTCCGACATTTTGGAAGAAGCAGGTCGAAGTACGAAAACGGCAGCTCCATGGGCTAATAGTCGTAAAGGAAGAATGATCGTGGACTGA
- a CDS encoding protein phosphatase 2C domain-containing protein, giving the protein MSTFMILWNDKELTPYWVLACGCMLVGLLLFVRSRINPVRQRDDVPLEAQIGNGQTIGARSEQDDYFASASMPFGLLAVLADGISGLSGGKMASTTAVETFIREFEEQEHFPDVQEFYQNTSHMANQAILRKQQGVPGGTTLVSALIRGRNLYWGAVGDSILAVFRKGELVPINHKHTLESQLEEQYMSGEITEQEALDNPQRKRLVNYLGYEHFRQMEIADEPFALQPGDKIVLCSDGVYNTLTEMELETLLARDQSPYDTAQDIIDLIEEKRLVHQDNATIIILEQGW; this is encoded by the coding sequence GTGAGTACGTTCATGATCCTGTGGAATGACAAGGAGCTGACCCCGTATTGGGTACTTGCGTGCGGCTGCATGCTGGTCGGGCTGCTCTTGTTCGTCCGAAGCCGAATAAATCCGGTGCGGCAGCGCGACGACGTGCCTTTGGAAGCACAGATCGGAAACGGTCAGACCATCGGGGCACGCAGCGAACAGGACGATTATTTTGCCAGCGCATCCATGCCGTTCGGTTTGCTGGCCGTGCTCGCCGACGGCATCAGCGGTCTGTCAGGGGGCAAGATGGCCAGTACGACGGCCGTAGAGACCTTTATTCGCGAATTCGAGGAGCAGGAGCATTTCCCGGACGTGCAGGAGTTTTATCAAAACACATCCCACATGGCCAATCAAGCCATACTGCGCAAACAGCAGGGCGTGCCGGGAGGGACAACACTGGTAAGCGCGCTGATTCGGGGCCGGAACCTGTACTGGGGAGCGGTCGGAGACAGCATTCTTGCCGTATTTCGCAAGGGCGAGCTCGTTCCGATCAATCACAAGCATACGCTGGAGAGTCAGCTGGAAGAGCAGTACATGTCCGGCGAGATAACGGAACAGGAGGCCCTGGACAATCCGCAGCGCAAAAGGCTGGTCAACTATTTGGGCTACGAGCATTTCAGGCAGATGGAAATCGCGGACGAGCCGTTTGCGCTGCAGCCGGGGGACAAGATCGTCCTGTGCAGCGACGGCGTGTACAACACGCTGACCGAGATGGAGCTGGAAACGCTGCTTGCCCGGGACCAGTCTCCGTACGATACGGCACAGGACATCATCGATTTGATCGAAGAAAAACGACTGGTGCATCAGGATAACGCCACGATCATCATTCTGGAACAGGGATGGTAG
- a CDS encoding FHA domain-containing protein, giving the protein MSLTRCANGHMFSTRRHGNTCPYCNLTVESPAVPSGGTAAAVPRAPRTAEDDKTMPYLGETTGIEPVTGWLVCIEGAQMGQDYRIMAEKNFIGRSEEMHVRILGDNTISRRNHAVIVYDPKKRNFYLLPGDASGLAYHNNEAVYSPVELAAYDVIQLGRSKFLFIPLCGVHFEWEQQ; this is encoded by the coding sequence ATGAGTCTGACGAGATGCGCTAATGGACATATGTTCAGCACGAGAAGGCATGGAAATACGTGCCCATACTGCAATCTGACGGTGGAGTCGCCAGCTGTGCCTAGCGGGGGAACCGCGGCAGCCGTACCGCGTGCACCCCGCACGGCGGAAGACGACAAAACGATGCCTTATTTGGGCGAAACCACGGGCATTGAGCCGGTAACCGGTTGGCTGGTGTGCATTGAAGGCGCGCAGATGGGTCAGGATTACCGCATTATGGCGGAGAAAAATTTCATTGGCCGTTCCGAAGAGATGCATGTACGGATTCTGGGCGACAATACGATCTCCCGCCGCAATCATGCGGTCATCGTGTACGATCCGAAGAAGCGCAATTTTTATCTGCTGCCTGGCGATGCCTCTGGGCTTGCCTACCACAATAACGAGGCCGTTTATTCACCGGTAGAGTTGGCCGCATATGACGTCATTCAGCTCGGACGCAGCAAATTTCTCTTCATTCCATTGTGCGGCGTGCACTTTGAGTGGGAGCAGCAGTGA
- a CDS encoding FHA domain-containing protein produces MRRGRSVLTMTLDACVAAISLTVLYYIFFINRDMGAQWVTGVIVILSGGAYLLLKYLPASQGSRVRKKTAVSSRIVKLVLLDDDGTSVKEWYIQGETSVLIGKSTKSIEADIDLSDTPYASLISPQHAVLNKASGQWYIEDIDSTSGVGIRKGNQSRANKLEIEEPSLIEAGDLIYIANTRILVK; encoded by the coding sequence GTGAGACGAGGAAGATCGGTATTAACGATGACGCTGGATGCTTGCGTCGCCGCAATTTCGTTAACCGTGTTATATTACATATTTTTTATCAATCGGGACATGGGTGCCCAGTGGGTAACAGGTGTTATCGTCATTTTGTCCGGAGGAGCGTATTTGCTGCTCAAATATTTGCCTGCATCGCAAGGAAGCAGGGTCAGGAAGAAAACCGCGGTGTCTTCTCGTATCGTGAAGCTGGTGCTTCTCGATGACGATGGAACCAGCGTGAAGGAATGGTATATCCAGGGCGAAACGAGCGTCCTGATCGGCAAAAGCACCAAATCGATCGAAGCGGATATCGATCTGTCCGACACGCCGTATGCTTCCCTGATCAGCCCGCAGCATGCCGTGCTGAACAAGGCATCCGGCCAATGGTACATCGAGGATATCGATTCGACCAGCGGCGTCGGCATACGCAAGGGCAATCAGAGCCGAGCGAACAAATTGGAAATCGAGGAACCCAGCCTGATCGAGGCCGGGGACTTAATTTATATTGCCAACACGCGGATTTTGGTCAAGTAG
- a CDS encoding normocyte-binding protein, with protein sequence MLKNLMTGVFLNLVEYQEELNRQIEQRVFDEVENQEAKYELHITLIDREDYDPIHEFLRPMLYSDLNNQMLDITGVAELVRNGGEIPLFSLFLEMETKQIWELISSQRIFKGTMVTNAGTYPLFFKLKQNLSYVNEIEKLYQSFMLNGKNWRTVNLPYIYKFVDCVLVGGEGEPALHEEIKEIVVSLEEYDVFKRSGVIPLWNLERISQRNTGFPMPAIDRINFEHTLSLRQEGAQHGYLVDASEADVRYILRSEDRLVIVTPRNESGEWGLVKIIKPSMTNLTHFPYPVFSNRRNEQFTVRLAENRGRIIRSKAEILRIVHSLEASEGIELVDIEIREPSKNSEMLSASSSMTYPLNPFVSEGIRTNYGKPVMNLAFRLETNGNRKLPKFLEADVLSYIVAEIQTYFPDYRCEGAYL encoded by the coding sequence GTGTTGAAAAACCTGATGACCGGCGTGTTCCTGAACCTGGTCGAATACCAGGAAGAGTTGAACCGGCAGATTGAGCAGCGCGTGTTCGACGAGGTGGAGAATCAGGAGGCAAAATATGAACTTCACATCACCTTAATTGACCGGGAAGATTATGACCCCATCCATGAATTTCTTCGACCGATGCTGTACTCGGATTTGAACAACCAGATGCTTGATATCACTGGTGTTGCAGAACTGGTGCGTAACGGGGGAGAGATTCCGTTATTCTCTTTGTTCTTGGAGATGGAAACCAAACAGATTTGGGAATTGATATCAAGCCAGCGAATATTCAAGGGAACCATGGTTACGAATGCAGGCACGTATCCGCTATTTTTTAAATTAAAGCAAAATCTATCCTACGTAAACGAAATAGAGAAGCTTTATCAATCATTTATGCTGAATGGGAAGAATTGGAGAACGGTCAATCTTCCGTACATTTATAAATTTGTAGATTGTGTCCTGGTTGGAGGCGAAGGCGAGCCTGCACTGCATGAAGAGATCAAAGAAATTGTTGTGTCGCTGGAAGAGTATGACGTATTTAAGCGATCAGGCGTTATCCCTTTATGGAACCTGGAACGAATAAGCCAACGAAATACAGGATTCCCGATGCCGGCCATAGACCGAATTAATTTCGAACATACGCTTTCTTTGCGACAAGAAGGCGCTCAACACGGGTATTTGGTCGATGCCAGCGAAGCTGATGTGAGGTACATTTTGCGATCGGAGGATCGTTTAGTGATTGTGACTCCTCGCAATGAATCCGGTGAATGGGGACTTGTGAAAATCATTAAACCTTCGATGACAAACCTGACACATTTCCCATATCCGGTATTTTCCAATCGGCGCAATGAACAATTCACCGTTCGTCTGGCTGAAAATAGGGGGCGGATTATCCGCTCTAAGGCAGAGATTCTACGGATTGTTCATTCGCTTGAAGCCAGCGAAGGCATTGAATTAGTCGACATTGAAATTCGGGAACCTTCAAAAAATAGTGAAATGTTGAGTGCTTCTTCTTCGATGACCTATCCGTTGAATCCATTTGTCAGTGAAGGCATACGGACTAATTATGGGAAACCTGTCATGAATCTGGCCTTTAGATTGGAAACAAACGGGAATAGGAAATTGCCAAAGTTTTTGGAGGCTGACGTGTTAAGTTATATCGTTGCCGAAATACAGACATATTTCCCTGACTACAGATGTGAAGGTGCATACCTGTGA
- a CDS encoding contractile injection system protein, VgrG/Pvc8 family, whose translation MSAEALTYENIKITPFDQMRLEQFSIEQMVNEHGKLSLSGTITKEQHDEYMQSVQSLTPVNVLQITENGNPKKLFCGLITMLEMRKVQDVYYLQAEAHTYSYMLDLKRNTRSFQNPSLNYNALAKEVGKAYKGYDVIYAVGHDSSIGKFVLQYYESDWTFLKRMAARMNTVILPAAHQDSVKIYFGVPDDDTDEQLENYNYVVKKDLSSFLYQSRNSQSPVHESDFVSYEVTTHRVLNLGDVIRFKGRPYCIQRCISTMEKGLLVHRYTVTSRKGMNKAPRYNDSIRGASVGGRVLAIQRDTVKVHLEIDEQSQEGTAYSFPYSTSYASEDGSGWYCMPEKGDSVRVHFPSSREEEAYAISSVNTYSEEAALTQSASSSSGQQGGMMIAAGSGGGSGASSSGDRMSDPNVRYFRNPAGMEVKLTPENVQISANNGQSIILLEASGAVTIMGQKEVSLHSQENVRIRAEKTLLLTAQEQVVISSDKGGKITLDESGNATVAGTEVFTNS comes from the coding sequence ATGAGCGCAGAAGCTTTGACTTACGAGAACATAAAAATCACCCCGTTTGATCAAATGAGGCTGGAACAGTTTTCGATCGAGCAGATGGTAAACGAGCATGGCAAACTGTCACTGTCCGGAACGATCACTAAAGAGCAGCACGATGAGTACATGCAGTCCGTCCAATCGCTAACCCCTGTCAATGTATTGCAAATTACGGAAAATGGGAATCCCAAAAAGTTGTTCTGCGGATTGATTACCATGTTAGAAATGCGCAAGGTACAGGACGTCTATTATTTGCAGGCTGAAGCTCATACGTATTCATATATGCTGGATCTCAAACGCAACACCCGCTCATTTCAGAATCCCTCGCTCAATTATAATGCATTGGCCAAAGAGGTTGGCAAAGCTTATAAGGGATATGATGTGATTTATGCTGTCGGGCATGACAGCAGCATCGGTAAGTTTGTCCTTCAATATTATGAATCGGACTGGACCTTCTTGAAACGAATGGCGGCCCGTATGAATACAGTCATCCTGCCAGCAGCGCATCAAGACAGTGTGAAGATCTACTTTGGCGTGCCCGATGACGATACGGACGAGCAGCTAGAGAATTACAACTATGTCGTCAAAAAAGATCTATCCTCCTTTCTCTATCAATCCCGCAACAGTCAGTCCCCAGTTCATGAATCCGATTTTGTAAGTTATGAAGTGACAACGCATCGTGTTTTGAATCTGGGAGACGTCATCCGGTTCAAAGGACGGCCCTATTGCATTCAAAGGTGCATATCCACCATGGAAAAAGGCCTTCTGGTACATCGTTATACGGTGACAAGCCGTAAAGGAATGAACAAGGCGCCTCGTTACAACGACAGCATTCGCGGTGCTTCCGTAGGGGGACGTGTTCTGGCCATTCAACGTGATACCGTTAAGGTTCATCTTGAAATTGATGAACAAAGCCAAGAGGGCACAGCCTACTCTTTTCCGTATTCGACCTCTTATGCTTCCGAAGACGGAAGCGGATGGTATTGTATGCCGGAAAAAGGGGACAGCGTTCGCGTCCATTTCCCAAGTTCTCGGGAAGAGGAGGCCTATGCAATCAGTTCCGTCAATACCTATTCGGAGGAAGCCGCGTTAACCCAGTCGGCGTCATCCAGCAGCGGGCAGCAAGGCGGGATGATGATTGCTGCAGGGAGCGGAGGTGGATCAGGGGCATCCTCTTCGGGAGACCGGATGTCCGATCCAAACGTGAGGTATTTTCGGAATCCTGCGGGCATGGAAGTCAAGCTGACGCCAGAAAATGTCCAGATATCTGCTAACAACGGACAATCCATCATTTTACTGGAGGCTAGCGGTGCCGTAACCATTATGGGGCAAAAGGAAGTGTCGCTCCACTCCCAGGAAAATGTTCGTATCCGGGCCGAAAAGACGCTGTTATTGACGGCTCAGGAACAGGTTGTCATTAGCAGCGATAAAGGCGGGAAAATCACGCTGGATGAGTCTGGAAATGCCACAGTGGCGGGTACAGAGGTGTTCACCAATAGTTAG
- a CDS encoding molecular chaperone, with the protein MNGPYTYRLHQPDTNHEGSPFGTRYTRVELEQMTTFQLKEICFKQRLVEGLANRLDRNSLINLILRFRSAEEHFLITRYQEGGFERIETILRKYWTNQRPKEATIRVPARITLYQGVRTGQNDRYLIQSDELWISTSNVLLVNGSGQLCGILNILKDENLQGCFYLSRDEDTDLRETSNRDYRLLFLRKQDSDYFYHAYYSDRPMLPLKLQAACIPVSELVIRDTETTEAVLAIDFGTSNTTAGAYLDHEYVTRPETGHHSSIQINSINYVSFPQRRGREWAEVLPTAVRVVDCSTPQHVVYAYGEEALGDQEFGGTRASVFRGIKRWINNYEIQEEIIDAEGNTAVVDRSEILGGFLRYVIGTAEQQFKCRFKNLHFTAPAKLQTQFIEMFKHVLPEFTIIEDQMLDEGLAVLYNTLADQMDRGAFADGEEYQALVMDCGGGTTDLSSCRFRIEDGRIAYKLDIHTNFENGDMNFGGNNLTYRIMQFMKVVFAEYYATGGRYSDTDIDMLIGIPGGDLYRHVDEFGIDAVYEKLEKRYLEAGQILPTAFKNYESATREEYQRVLNNFHLLWGAAENMKKEFFHRTGILRSKFETERSTDTETDLNIEVMDRWLISVVESGRFRDEHHLPDVVFNIREIHQLLKADIYNIVRKFLDEFYHSGRLQDYSIIKLTGQSCRIDLFREALKEFVPGKSIEFKQKAEVNQKTPELKMACLKGAIRYLNSKKMGMIDPRITHQPPVIPYTVSSLTHSGLEKNLIEGLNEQKKTGFISRPAHVTEIEFYLTAVDGKQKGRYIYHNRPNAYEAKSYEEISVEFGRYILQDDTDSIRNGETRFFVFAGEQRWGFAVVPVSRQDEQLYLGPKKFFPFEQESSELDFFDGTK; encoded by the coding sequence ATGAACGGACCTTATACGTATAGGTTGCATCAACCGGACACAAATCATGAAGGTAGTCCATTTGGGACCAGATATACAAGAGTGGAGCTTGAACAAATGACCACTTTCCAGTTGAAAGAAATATGTTTCAAGCAGCGCCTTGTGGAAGGTTTGGCCAACCGTCTGGATCGGAATTCGCTCATCAACCTGATTTTAAGATTTAGGAGTGCTGAAGAGCACTTTTTGATTACGCGTTATCAAGAGGGCGGTTTCGAAAGAATCGAAACCATTTTGAGAAAGTATTGGACGAATCAACGGCCAAAGGAAGCAACGATTCGTGTTCCAGCCAGAATTACGTTATATCAAGGCGTCCGAACGGGCCAGAATGATCGTTATCTGATCCAGTCCGATGAATTATGGATCAGCACTTCCAATGTTTTATTGGTAAATGGAAGCGGTCAGTTGTGCGGTATCCTGAATATTCTCAAAGATGAGAATCTTCAGGGATGCTTCTATCTCTCCCGCGACGAAGATACCGATCTAAGAGAAACATCCAACCGAGATTATCGTTTGTTGTTTTTGAGAAAACAGGATTCGGATTATTTCTATCATGCGTATTACAGTGATCGCCCTATGCTTCCATTGAAACTTCAGGCGGCTTGCATACCTGTCTCCGAATTGGTCATCAGGGATACCGAAACGACAGAGGCCGTGTTGGCCATTGATTTTGGAACATCCAACACAACGGCGGGAGCTTATCTGGATCATGAATATGTTACGCGACCGGAAACAGGCCATCATTCTTCGATCCAAATTAATTCGATCAACTATGTTTCGTTCCCTCAGCGCAGAGGGCGGGAATGGGCTGAAGTACTGCCAACAGCAGTTCGTGTTGTAGATTGCTCCACTCCGCAGCACGTTGTTTATGCTTACGGTGAAGAAGCTTTAGGAGATCAAGAATTTGGAGGGACAAGGGCGAGTGTTTTCAGGGGAATCAAGCGGTGGATTAACAACTATGAAATCCAAGAAGAAATCATCGATGCTGAAGGTAACACAGCCGTAGTTGACCGGAGCGAAATACTCGGTGGCTTTCTGCGGTATGTGATCGGCACGGCGGAACAGCAGTTCAAATGTCGGTTCAAGAACCTTCATTTTACGGCTCCGGCCAAACTGCAGACACAATTCATTGAGATGTTCAAACATGTTCTCCCCGAATTTACAATCATTGAAGATCAAATGCTGGATGAAGGCCTGGCTGTTTTGTATAATACGCTGGCTGATCAGATGGATCGAGGCGCCTTCGCAGATGGTGAGGAATATCAGGCACTCGTCATGGATTGTGGGGGAGGAACAACGGACCTTTCTTCATGCCGTTTCCGAATTGAGGATGGGCGCATAGCCTACAAGCTTGATATCCATACGAATTTTGAGAATGGGGATATGAACTTTGGCGGCAATAACCTTACTTACCGCATTATGCAATTCATGAAAGTTGTGTTTGCGGAATATTATGCGACGGGTGGACGGTACTCCGACACGGATATTGATATGTTAATCGGTATACCGGGAGGCGACTTGTATCGGCATGTAGACGAATTCGGCATAGACGCGGTGTACGAGAAATTAGAAAAAAGGTACTTGGAAGCTGGGCAAATTCTGCCGACGGCATTCAAAAACTATGAGAGTGCAACACGCGAAGAGTATCAAAGAGTATTGAATAATTTCCATCTCCTATGGGGAGCTGCCGAAAACATGAAAAAGGAGTTTTTTCATCGAACCGGCATATTGCGCAGCAAATTCGAAACCGAGCGTAGCACGGATACGGAAACGGATTTAAATATTGAAGTCATGGATCGCTGGCTGATATCCGTTGTGGAAAGCGGTCGTTTTAGGGACGAGCACCACCTCCCAGACGTCGTGTTCAATATTAGGGAGATTCATCAGTTGCTGAAAGCGGACATCTATAACATCGTTCGTAAATTCCTGGATGAGTTCTATCACAGCGGACGTCTGCAAGACTATTCCATCATCAAACTTACAGGACAGTCGTGCAGAATCGATCTGTTTCGAGAGGCGCTCAAGGAATTTGTGCCAGGAAAGAGCATTGAATTTAAACAAAAGGCTGAAGTGAACCAGAAAACGCCTGAATTAAAAATGGCTTGCCTTAAGGGAGCCATTCGTTATCTAAATTCGAAGAAGATGGGGATGATCGATCCCCGGATTACGCATCAACCGCCGGTTATACCCTATACGGTCAGTTCATTAACGCATTCAGGGCTCGAAAAAAATCTCATTGAGGGCTTGAACGAACAGAAAAAGACGGGATTCATATCGAGGCCCGCACATGTGACAGAAATCGAATTTTATCTTACTGCTGTCGACGGTAAACAAAAGGGAAGATATATCTATCATAACCGCCCCAATGCATATGAGGCCAAGTCTTATGAAGAGATTTCAGTCGAATTTGGGAGATATATTTTGCAGGACGACACCGACTCGATTCGTAATGGCGAAACCAGATTTTTTGTATTTGCCGGGGAACAACGTTGGGGATTTGCCGTCGTTCCCGTATCGCGACAAGATGAGCAACTCTATTTGGGTCCCAAGAAGTTTTTCCCTTTCGAACAGGAGTCCTCCGAACTCGATTTCTTCGATGGTACGAAATGA
- a CDS encoding serine/threonine protein phosphatase codes for MRKENSDFKMAFVSEAGSFLKNRDYYGCVELEDYACYIIADGLDTDAEVNSAEMLVQALLESFMDKPTLSKRRLTEYISIAHGWLQHESRRVRLKAGFVIVVTDYTRMVWGSAGHSRLYHLRGNRLVLKSRDHSMAAQLASDGQIPEDRIDQHDERGNLNEYAGKPGKITPFVSDKIKLADGDALVLCTPGIWEGVHDAEMIDAAEAANDPRTLVDTLEEVMLSKQRSRVENYTAAAIYVNKIFHEEPKNRKKWIKRIAIMLVMLLIFGGAGLFYKIKTAANKAEWATEMLEYEQSADQFVKEQEYAKAVSDYSLARNNSIKIKDPIHKKLLTAKMTAAQTLVDGEAHLKEGDIAKATASYTKALEQSEPYSMFDRASIQERLEQMTTFQQVQDWVTEGDLKMQNGDYSGAITMYKRARTAATETAYKEALKEIATKLEEAETKRADIKRQSRQLQADTLEQKGDRYNEAGDYAGALEAYEKAQGIYQEIDMLERVLAMERKINKLDEKLNPPVPATDPLLDGGLDAGLGLDSAGLSSNLSGAAEPTGTSPAGSSGPATSSGTTSSNGSGAAGSGQSAGTGATGTSSSGSSDHEGESDLPSEVGEARSGAVSTNKEQ; via the coding sequence ATGAGAAAGGAGAACAGCGACTTCAAGATGGCCTTTGTCTCGGAGGCAGGGTCATTTCTGAAAAACCGGGATTACTATGGCTGCGTGGAGCTTGAGGATTACGCCTGCTATATCATCGCGGACGGACTGGATACGGATGCCGAAGTGAACAGCGCCGAGATGCTGGTACAGGCCTTGTTGGAGTCTTTCATGGACAAACCGACGTTATCGAAACGGCGTCTGACGGAGTATATCAGTATAGCGCATGGATGGCTTCAACACGAGAGCCGCCGGGTCAGATTAAAAGCCGGTTTCGTCATCGTTGTGACGGATTATACCCGCATGGTCTGGGGTTCGGCGGGCCACAGCCGCCTGTACCATCTGCGGGGGAACCGGCTTGTGCTGAAAAGCCGGGATCACAGCATGGCGGCGCAGCTGGCTTCGGACGGACAGATCCCCGAGGACCGGATCGATCAGCATGACGAGCGCGGCAACCTGAATGAATATGCGGGCAAGCCGGGCAAGATCACGCCGTTTGTGTCCGATAAAATCAAACTGGCCGATGGAGACGCATTGGTGCTCTGTACGCCAGGCATCTGGGAAGGCGTGCATGACGCGGAAATGATCGATGCCGCGGAAGCGGCGAACGATCCGCGCACCTTGGTGGATACGCTGGAGGAGGTCATGCTCAGCAAACAGCGAAGCCGGGTAGAGAACTATACGGCTGCCGCAATCTACGTGAACAAAATTTTCCACGAAGAACCGAAAAACCGCAAAAAGTGGATCAAACGCATTGCGATCATGTTGGTCATGCTGCTTATTTTCGGGGGAGCGGGACTGTTCTACAAAATCAAAACGGCGGCAAACAAGGCGGAGTGGGCGACGGAGATGCTGGAATACGAGCAGAGTGCGGACCAGTTCGTGAAGGAGCAGGAATACGCCAAGGCTGTGTCGGATTACAGCTTGGCCCGCAACAACTCGATCAAGATCAAGGACCCGATCCACAAAAAACTGCTTACGGCCAAGATGACGGCGGCTCAGACGCTCGTCGACGGCGAAGCCCATCTCAAAGAAGGCGATATTGCCAAGGCGACAGCCAGTTATACGAAGGCATTGGAGCAATCCGAGCCGTACAGTATGTTCGACCGGGCATCGATTCAGGAGCGTTTGGAGCAAATGACGACCTTCCAGCAGGTGCAGGATTGGGTGACCGAAGGCGATCTCAAGATGCAGAACGGAGATTACAGCGGAGCGATCACCATGTACAAACGAGCGCGTACGGCCGCGACGGAAACGGCGTACAAGGAAGCGCTCAAGGAAATCGCGACCAAGCTGGAGGAAGCGGAGACGAAACGTGCAGACATCAAGCGCCAATCGCGCCAGCTTCAGGCCGATACGCTGGAGCAGAAGGGTGACAGGTACAACGAAGCCGGGGATTACGCGGGTGCGTTGGAAGCTTATGAAAAGGCACAGGGCATTTATCAGGAGATCGACATGCTGGAGCGTGTGCTGGCGATGGAACGCAAAATCAACAAGCTCGATGAAAAGCTGAACCCGCCGGTTCCGGCCACCGATCCGCTGCTGGACGGCGGACTGGATGCAGGTCTTGGCCTGGATTCCGCGGGCCTGTCGTCCAATCTGTCCGGCGCAGCGGAACCAACGGGCACCAGCCCGGCCGGTTCTTCGGGGCCCGCGACGTCTTCAGGCACGACGAGTTCGAACGGAAGCGGCGCGGCGGGTTCGGGCCAGTCAGCGGGTACAGGCGCAACCGGCACCAGCTCGTCCGGCTCCTCTGATCATGAGGGCGAGAGCGATTTACCATCAGAGGTTGGGGAAGCCCGATCGGGAGCGGTCAGCACGAACAAGGAGCAGTAA